CAAAAACACTAAGTCCGTCTTTTTCTGCCTGTTCTCTGCTTTTCCCAGGCCTTATTCCAATGATTACATCAAGACCACTGTCTTTTAAGTTTAAAGCCTGCCCTCTGCCCTGTGAACCATATCCGATTACTGCTATGGTTTTTCCTGCGAGATCTCCAAGATCCGCATCTGACTCATAATATTTTTCCATCATTTTAAAATCCCTTTTTTAATCTTCTGTTTTCAAATTATTACATTCTTCATAGGGATATTAGTTTTTCCCGTTTAATCTGTAATGTTTTTTTCATTTAAATTATTCATTTAAAGACTGCCGGTTCTGTAAACAACATTTAAAGCGTTTACCATCGCCTCTGCCGATGCAATGACAATATCAGAGTTTGAAGCGGAGGCATCAAAAATTCTTCCCCTGTCATCCTCAACTTCTATTGTAACACAGCCTAATGCATCACTTCCGCCGGATATAGCCTCGACCTGATAGCTCTTTAGTAAGACATTTCCCGGCGCAATCCCTAAAAGCGCCTTCATTGCGGCATCAACCGGACCGTCACCGGTTTTAGAGCAGATTAAATTTCTGCCGTTTACAATTGCCCTGACACTTGCTGTCGGAATTGCATGGTTTCCTGTAAATATTGAGATGTCGTCTAAGACAACTGCCTTTTCCTGACTTCCTGTGCCTGTAATGCTGTCTGCAATCTCATAAAGATCTGATTCTGTAACCTTTTTGCCCCGTCCTGAAACCTCTTTTACCTTTGCGACAATAATATCCAGCTCAGAATCTTTGGGATTTATATTTGCATCCATTAACATCTGCTTAACAGCGTGCTTTCCGACATGCTTCCCAAGCTTTAAACGCCTTCTGTGCCCGACCATCTCCGGCGTCATTATTCCCGGCTCAAAAGTGCCCGGATTTGCCATAACTCCATGTGAGTGGATTCCGCTCTCATGCGAAAATGCATTTTCGCCGACAACCGGCTGAATCGGAAGAACCGGTATCTGGGCAAATCTTGAAACCAGTCTGGATGTTTCAACAAGCCTTTCGGTTATGATATTAGTTTTAATTTTGTAAATGGACTCCATTATCATAACAGTCTGTGCAATATCGGCATTTCCTGCTCTTTCGCCAATACCGTTGATTGTGACCTGAACCTGATCTGCACCGCCCTCAACTGCCGCGATTGTGTTTGCAACCGCAAGTCCGAAATCGTTGTGGCAGTGAACATCAATTCTGCACTTTACGTTTTTGCGAACCATCTCTACAAGCGGTTTCATCATCGAGGGTGTGCATATACCAACAGTATCAGGAAGATTGATAATTGTTGCACCTGCCTCATCTGCAACCCTGCAGACCTCAATTAACTC
The genomic region above belongs to Methanomicrobium antiquum and contains:
- a CDS encoding 2-isopropylmalate synthase — protein: MEKSLRKWQIAFFGDKSIVDSEKAVTIFDTTLRDGEQTPGVSFTLEQKIKIAHQLSDIGVDVIEAGFPASSDVEFETVKKICEEGIRPKICGLARSVKSDVDRCIEAGVDMVHVFIPTSEIQRTHTIKKSHAEVLEITREIISYTRSKCSLVMFSPMDATRTDPKELIEVCRVADEAGATIINLPDTVGICTPSMMKPLVEMVRKNVKCRIDVHCHNDFGLAVANTIAAVEGGADQVQVTINGIGERAGNADIAQTVMIMESIYKIKTNIITERLVETSRLVSRFAQIPVLPIQPVVGENAFSHESGIHSHGVMANPGTFEPGIMTPEMVGHRRRLKLGKHVGKHAVKQMLMDANINPKDSELDIIVAKVKEVSGRGKKVTESDLYEIADSITGTGSQEKAVVLDDISIFTGNHAIPTASVRAIVNGRNLICSKTGDGPVDAAMKALLGIAPGNVLLKSYQVEAISGGSDALGCVTIEVEDDRGRIFDASASNSDIVIASAEAMVNALNVVYRTGSL